The following proteins are co-located in the Terriglobia bacterium genome:
- a CDS encoding sodium-translocating pyrophosphatase, with product MCVFIAAVFLCAAISRPVTFAQGFSPDQAVAATHGTGEASLMLPDLSRVDFWGINARTMLKAGLLMCLLGLLFGLVIFRQLKSLPVHQSMRDISELIYETCKTYLITQGKFILVLEALIGLIMILYFGFLQHFSAVKVLVIVIFSLIGIGGSYGVAWFGIRINTFANSRTAFASLRGKAFPLFTIPLKAGMSIGMLLISVELFMMLCILLFIPGDYAGPCFIGFAIGESLGAAALRIAGGIFTKIADIGSDLMKIVFNIKEDDARNPGVIADCTGDNAGDSVGPTADGFETYGVTGVALIAFILLAVPQEIIQVKLLVWIFVMRIMMIVASGLSYLLNQAVARSRYLDADRMNFESPLSSLVWLTSGVSVALTYLVSFVLVADLGNGTLWWKLSSVITCGTLAGAIIPELVKVFTSTHSRHVREVVTSAEEGGASLNILSGLVAGNFSAYWLGLAIVTLMGFAYFISTLGLSSLMIAAPVFAFGLVAFGFLGMGPVTIAVDSYGPVTDNAQSVYELSVIEQLPGIEEEIRRDFGFEVNFEVSKHLLEENDGAGNTFKATAKPVLIGTAVVGATTMIFSTVLMLTDHLTHNLEKLSLLHPLFLLGLIMGGAMIYWFTGSSTQAVTTGAYRAVEFIKANIRLEGVDKASVHDSKKVVEICTQYAQRGMINIFLAVFFSTLAFAFFEPFFFIGYLISIALFGLFQAIFMANAGGAWDNAKKIVEVILGERGTALHAATVVGDTVGDPFKDTSSVAMNPVIKFTTLFGLLAVELAVEMTFGIGPAITRILAGIFFLIALVFIYRSFYSMRIKSHVPSARRADRMNARIQETSRQMR from the coding sequence ATGTGTGTTTTCATTGCGGCGGTTTTTCTCTGCGCGGCGATAAGCCGCCCGGTCACCTTCGCGCAGGGATTTTCGCCGGATCAAGCGGTGGCCGCCACGCATGGGACCGGGGAGGCGAGTCTGATGCTCCCGGATCTGAGCCGGGTCGACTTTTGGGGTATCAATGCCAGGACTATGTTGAAAGCAGGGCTCCTGATGTGCCTCCTGGGGCTTCTCTTCGGGCTGGTGATCTTTCGACAGCTCAAGAGCCTTCCGGTCCACCAGTCCATGCGGGACATTTCGGAGCTGATTTACGAAACCTGCAAGACATATCTTATTACGCAGGGTAAGTTTATCCTCGTTCTGGAAGCTCTCATCGGTCTCATCATGATCCTGTATTTTGGCTTCCTCCAGCACTTCAGTGCTGTCAAGGTTCTCGTCATCGTGATCTTCAGTCTTATCGGGATCGGTGGGAGCTATGGAGTGGCCTGGTTCGGCATCCGCATCAACACGTTTGCCAACTCGCGCACCGCCTTTGCCAGTCTCCGGGGAAAAGCCTTCCCGCTGTTTACGATCCCACTCAAGGCGGGCATGAGCATCGGCATGTTGCTGATCAGTGTCGAGCTTTTTATGATGCTCTGCATCCTGCTTTTCATCCCCGGCGACTATGCCGGGCCATGTTTCATCGGCTTTGCCATCGGCGAATCGTTGGGGGCTGCCGCGCTGCGCATCGCCGGGGGGATCTTCACCAAGATCGCAGACATAGGCTCGGATCTGATGAAGATCGTCTTCAATATCAAAGAAGATGATGCGCGGAATCCCGGCGTGATTGCCGACTGCACCGGAGATAATGCGGGCGATTCGGTGGGGCCTACTGCGGATGGTTTCGAGACCTACGGTGTTACCGGTGTTGCCCTGATCGCATTCATTCTCCTCGCGGTGCCCCAGGAAATAATCCAAGTCAAGCTGCTGGTATGGATTTTCGTCATGCGCATCATGATGATAGTCGCCAGTGGACTTTCCTACCTTCTGAATCAAGCGGTCGCACGAAGCCGTTACCTCGACGCCGACAGGATGAATTTCGAGTCGCCGCTTTCCTCACTCGTGTGGCTCACCTCGGGTGTCTCGGTGGCGCTGACTTATCTGGTCTCCTTTGTACTTGTCGCGGACCTCGGCAATGGCACGCTCTGGTGGAAACTCTCGTCCGTCATCACCTGCGGCACACTGGCAGGAGCGATCATTCCCGAACTGGTCAAGGTGTTCACGTCGACACATTCCAGACATGTCCGTGAAGTCGTCACCTCGGCAGAAGAAGGAGGAGCATCGTTGAACATTCTCTCCGGGCTGGTGGCGGGCAACTTCAGCGCCTACTGGCTGGGGCTTGCCATCGTGACGCTCATGGGTTTTGCCTACTTCATAAGCACGCTGGGTCTGAGCTCTCTGATGATCGCCGCTCCGGTATTTGCGTTCGGTCTGGTAGCTTTCGGGTTTCTCGGCATGGGGCCGGTGACGATCGCGGTAGACTCCTACGGACCGGTTACCGACAACGCCCAATCGGTCTACGAGCTCTCGGTGATCGAGCAGCTTCCCGGCATCGAGGAGGAGATCAGGAGGGATTTCGGTTTTGAGGTCAACTTTGAGGTGTCCAAACACCTGCTGGAGGAAAACGACGGCGCCGGGAACACGTTCAAGGCTACCGCCAAGCCGGTTCTGATCGGAACTGCGGTGGTCGGTGCGACGACCATGATCTTTTCGACCGTCCTGATGCTGACGGATCACCTGACGCATAATCTTGAAAAACTCTCACTGCTGCATCCTCTGTTTCTGCTCGGACTCATCATGGGCGGCGCCATGATCTACTGGTTCACGGGATCCTCCACTCAGGCCGTCACGACGGGCGCATATCGTGCCGTCGAATTCATCAAAGCCAATATCCGTCTGGAGGGGGTGGACAAAGCCTCCGTGCACGACAGCAAGAAAGTGGTCGAGATCTGCACCCAGTACGCACAGCGCGGGATGATCAACATCTTCCTCGCGGTTTTCTTCTCCACACTTGCCTTCGCCTTTTTCGAGCCTTTTTTCTTCATCGGTTATTTGATCTCGATTGCGCTGTTCGGGCTTTTCCAGGCGATTTTTATGGCGAATGCCGGTGGCGCCTGGGATAATGCCAAAAAAATCGTTGAGGTCATCCTCGGTGAGAGAGGGACGGCACTGCACGCCGCGACGGTGGTGGGCGACACAGTGGGCGATCCCTTTAAGGACACATCATCGGTTGCGATGAACCCGGTTATTAAGTTCACCACCCTCTTCGGTTTGCTGGCCGTCGAACTGGCGGTCGAAATGACTTTCGGGATCGGGCCGGCAATCACCAGGATTCTAGCCGGGATTTTCTTTCTGATCGCGCTGGTGTTTATATATCGCTCATTCTACAGCATGCGCATCAAGTCCCACGTACCGAGCGCCCGACGTGCGGACAGGATGAACGCCAGGATACAGGAGACTTCCCGGCAGATGCGATGA
- the mscL gene encoding large-conductance mechanosensitive channel protein MscL — protein sequence MFKEFKEFAMKGNVLDMAVGIIMGVAFGKIITSFVNDVIMPPIGLLLGRVDFSSLFLNLSGKPYDTMAAAKAAGAATINYGLFLNTVLDFLIVAFVMFLMVRQINRLKKEPAPAPVATKECSYCLSTIPIKAIRCPNCTSDLKAA from the coding sequence ATGTTCAAGGAATTCAAAGAATTTGCGATGAAGGGGAACGTCCTCGACATGGCCGTCGGCATCATCATGGGCGTGGCATTCGGCAAGATCATCACTTCGTTCGTCAATGATGTGATCATGCCCCCCATTGGTCTTCTCCTGGGCCGTGTGGACTTTTCCAGCCTGTTTCTCAATCTTTCCGGGAAACCCTACGACACGATGGCGGCTGCCAAGGCAGCCGGCGCGGCCACAATTAACTACGGTTTATTTTTAAACACAGTTCTGGACTTTCTGATCGTAGCCTTTGTGATGTTTCTGATGGTTCGGCAGATCAACCGTCTGAAAAAGGAGCCTGCACCTGCGCCGGTTGCTACCAAGGAGTGCAGCTATTGCCTCTCGACGATTCCGATCAAGGCAATCCGCTGCCCGAACTGCACTTCAGATCTGAAGGCCGCCTGA
- a CDS encoding TonB family protein, with amino-acid sequence MPVGSPNNQSIVRRFREWVEGGPPTQASLFHYVKDEPESSVIPDLWNLLRHPIRAFREAREAPRTRPSLFDYLAKPEKSAPINWREFFRDLFTDYRTALFIPSLWSDQEELVEVRAELRTRRMESGIASLMIHVTLVGFFVFLAIHRFDPPPQEKDPVVFINTPMNLPFESTGPNGGGGGGGGKNEKTPPSFGRMPEVARVQFMPPDPGQPKPLVPADSPLDMKPTVQMPIDFPTDSPLPIGDMTGPPGAPSSGPGSGGGIGTGSGSGIGPGKGPGYGPGEGGGMGGGRGGGIGNGVGPYVVGNGVSEPIPIYEPRPAYTEEARKARTEGVLVLQAIIRRDGTVDSFVVIKGLGYGLDESAINTIATKWKFKPGTLRGVPVDVQANIEVTFRLY; translated from the coding sequence ATGCCGGTAGGAAGTCCAAACAATCAATCGATCGTGCGCAGGTTTCGGGAATGGGTCGAAGGCGGCCCGCCGACGCAGGCCTCGCTGTTCCACTACGTAAAGGACGAGCCTGAGTCCAGCGTAATTCCCGACCTGTGGAACCTGCTGCGCCATCCAATCCGCGCGTTCCGGGAAGCGCGCGAAGCTCCCCGCACCCGACCCTCACTGTTCGATTACTTAGCGAAACCCGAAAAGTCTGCGCCGATCAATTGGAGAGAGTTCTTCAGGGACCTGTTTACAGACTATCGCACTGCCCTTTTCATCCCATCGCTTTGGTCGGATCAGGAAGAATTGGTCGAGGTACGGGCAGAGCTGCGCACGCGGAGAATGGAATCAGGGATAGCCTCCCTGATGATCCATGTGACGCTCGTGGGCTTCTTTGTTTTTCTGGCGATCCACAGGTTTGACCCCCCGCCTCAGGAGAAAGATCCCGTGGTGTTCATCAACACACCGATGAATCTGCCATTCGAATCGACCGGTCCCAACGGGGGTGGTGGCGGCGGCGGCGGCAAAAATGAAAAAACTCCGCCTTCCTTCGGGCGCATGCCGGAGGTTGCACGGGTTCAATTCATGCCTCCCGACCCCGGACAACCGAAGCCGCTGGTGCCGGCAGACAGCCCGTTGGATATGAAGCCGACCGTTCAGATGCCGATAGATTTTCCAACGGATTCGCCGCTGCCGATCGGTGACATGACCGGTCCGCCGGGCGCACCATCTTCAGGCCCGGGTAGTGGCGGCGGAATCGGCACTGGCTCCGGCTCGGGCATTGGGCCGGGTAAAGGGCCCGGTTATGGTCCGGGCGAGGGCGGCGGCATGGGAGGAGGGCGTGGCGGAGGCATCGGCAACGGTGTCGGGCCCTACGTAGTGGGCAACGGCGTGTCTGAGCCCATACCCATCTACGAACCGCGTCCCGCCTATACCGAAGAGGCACGCAAAGCCCGAACCGAGGGAGTTCTGGTCCTGCAGGCCATTATTCGGAGAGACGGGACCGTTGACAGCTTCGTGGTTATTAAGGGTTTGGGTTATGGTCTGGACGAGTCCGCCATCAACACGATAGCCACCAAGTGGAAATTTAAGCCCGGAACACTGAGGGGCGTTCCGGTCGACGTTCAGGCAAACATCGAGGTCACCTTCCGCCTGTATTAA